CTTTTTAAAGTTGCAGAACCGACTGACACCTCATTAGAAGATGTAACTGCTGAATTATTACCAAGTGCTACTGAATTTGTTATTCCTGCCGCTATTTTTACATTAGAACCCATTACAAAGTTATCATCGCCCGCTATTTTATTATCATTACCGAAGGCATAAGAACGATGACCTGTTACTATATTCGGATCTCCAAAAGCTCCTGAATTATTTCCGCTTACCTTATTCCCAAATCCGACTGCTGTTGATTTTTTTCCTGAAACTTCATTTTCATTTCCAAAAGCGGAACTTCTTACTCCACTGGCTGTGTTTCCATATCCAAATCCAGAACTTGCATATCCACTGGCTTCATTTCCAGTTCCAAAAGCAGAACTTCCTGTTTTACTTGCTGCATTTCCAAATCCAAAGGCGGAACTTGATCCTCCACTAGCTAGATTATAAGTTCCAAAAGCAGTACTTTCGTGTCCACTGGCTGTATTTTTATATCCAAAGGCGGAACTTGATCCTCCACTAGCTAGATTATAAGTTCCAAAAGCAGTACTTTCGTATCCACTGGCTGTATTTTTATATCCAAAGGCGGAACTAAAATCTCCACTGGCTATATTACGATTTCCAACAGCAGTACTCGTTTGCCCACTAGCTTCATTTGTATATCCAAAAGTGATACTTTCTCCTCCACTGGCTTTATTCTCATATCCAACAGCAGTACTTCCTCTTCCACTCGCTACATTCCAATATCCAAAGGCGGAACTTCTTGCTTTCATGGCTCTATTTTTAAATCCAAAGGCAGAACTTACTGCTACACTTGCTATATTATCAGCTCCAACAGCACTACTTTCTCTTCCATTGGCTTTATTTCCCACTCCTATTGCTGAGGCATAATATTTCTCTGTCGGCTCTGCTGGATTTCCTGCTTCATTTTTATATTCAACCCCCCCTTCAAAATAACTTTCTCCAACTGCAACGCTTTGATCCGAATGTGCAGTGCTTCCTGCTCCTGCCTGATATTTTGCTGCTAAAGATGATTGTGCTAATAAAATTAATAATGTAAGTGTTAAAAATTTTAAACTATTTTTCATAATAAACACCTCTTTTTATTTTTTATTTAAATTTATATAATCCTATCTTAATTATATTGTATCAAAAAAAAAAAAAACGCAACAATTTTATACATTTTATCTTAATAAATTTTATTATTTATTTTTTGAATTTGAAATATAGGAAATTTCGTGCTTTAAGATTTTTATATAAGATATCGGTATCTATATTCTTTCTCTTGAAAAGTTAAATAACTATACTTTTTAATAAAAAATATATTAAATTTGTATTTTCTTAGAAAAAATAAAGCCAAAACATACCTAAAAATTTTTCTAAAAAAGAAAACTTTTCACTTAAAAATTCTCAAACCAAGCTATATTTCAAAATCTAATTGAAAAAATTTTTTTATATGCTATAATAAAGCTATAATATTTCTGACCTTTCCGCTATTTCCAGGAGGTTTTGGGCCTAATGTCGTCACTGGAGTTGGCTCTGTTTATAATAGTTCAGATACATCACGAATATTTGTACATATTACGGATACTGTATATTCTAAATAACTGACTACCACTTTATTTCTTGGCGACTAAAACCGTAATGAGGCGACTGGTCGGATTTTTTTTATGGTTATCTTAGAAAAAATGAAATCCGAAGGATTGAAATTTTTTCTTAGATACCCAAATGTATACTGTTTCACAGCATCAAAGGAAATCTAAGTAAAAGCTTCACTTTTACTAATATTTCCTAAGAAAATTTAGGGAGTTGCCAGCGAAGTATGAGCGAAGCAAACACTAAAATTTTACTATTATTAGTGCAGATTAGTAAAATAAATGATATAATTATTTATTGTAATATAAATTAAAAATAAACTTTGTATATAAATGGAGAAAAAATATGAAAATAATTACTAAAGATTTAACAGATATTTTTGAAAAAATGATTTCTAAGCTTTATCCTGATAAGGAATTAAAGCCTTTGGAAATTTCTATTGCAACTAATGAAAATTTTGGAGATTTTCAATGTAATTTTGCAATGATGAATTCTAAAATAATTAGAGAAAATCCAAGAAAAATTGCTGAAACTATAAAAGAAAATTTACCTGAAAACAATGTTATAGAAAAAATTGAAATCGCAGGACCGGGATTTATAAATATATTTTTAAAGGATTCATATATTTCATCTTTTATAAATAAAATAGGTGAAAGATATGATTTTTCATTTTTAAATACTTCAGGAGATGTCGTAATAGACTATTCTTCTCCTAATATAGCTAAAAGAATGCATATAGGTCATTTAAGATCTACAATTATTGGAGATTCTATCTGTAGAATCTATAAATACCTTGGCTATAATACAATTGCCGACAATCATATCGGAGATTGGGGTACACAATTTGGAAAACTTATCATAGGTTATAATAATTATCTTAACAAAGAAGCATATAAAGAAAGTCCTGTTGAAGAGTTAGAAAGGGTCTATGTTGAATTTTCAAAAGCTGCTGAAAAAAATCCCGAACTTGAAGATATTGCAAGAGCAGAGTTGAAAAAATTACAGGATGGTGATGAAGAAAATAATGCCCTTTGGAAAGAATTTATAGAAGCTTCACTAAATGAATATAATAGACTCTATAAACGAATGAATGTTCATTTTGATACTTATTACGGAGAATCTTTCTATCATCCTATGATGCCTGAAGTTCTTGAGGAACTGATTGAAAGAAAAATAGCTGTGGATGACGAGGGGGCAAAGGTTGTATTTTTTGATGAAAAAGATAACTTATTTCCTTGTATTGTTCAAAAAAAAGATGGAGCTTTTCTCTATGCAACATCTGATATAGCAACTGTTAAATTTAGAAAAAATAATTATAATTTGAATAAGATTATATATGTTACAGATGAAAGACAGCAAGATCATTTTAAACAGTTCTTTAAAATTACAGATATGCTAGGTTGGAATGTTGAAAAACATCATATCTGGTTTGGAATTATGAGATTTGCTGATGGAATTTTCTCAACTCGTAAAGGAAATGTTATAAGACTTGAAGAACTTTTAGATGAAGCTCATAAACGAGCATATCAAATAGTTAATGAAAAAAATCCTGATTTAACTGAAGAAGAAAAAGAAAATATTGCTGAAGTTGTCGGTGTAAGCTCTGTTAAATATGCCGATTTATCTCAAAACAGACAGAGCCCTGTTATATTTGAATGGGATAAAATTTTAAGTTTTGAAGGTAATACCGCTCCTTACTTACTTTATTCCTATGCAAGAATACAGTCTATTCTTTCCAAAGTAAGCAATATGAATATTAAATTGGATAAAGTTATAGATATTAGACTAGATAATAAATTTGAAAGAGCTTTGGCTACTCATTTATTAAACTTTCCATTATCTATTTTAAAATCAGCTGAAACTTTCAAACCAAATTTAATTGCTGACTACCTATATGACTTATCTAAAAAACTAAATAGTTTTTATAATAATTGTCCTATACTTAGCCAAGATAAAGAAATATTAGAATCTCGAGCTTTATTGATAAAAAAGACCGGTGAAATTTTAAAAGAAGGGTTAGATTTATTAGGAATAAAAGTTTTAAATAAAATGTAGAAAGTAAAAACCGACTTCTAAAACTGAAAGTCGGTTTTTTATAATATTATTTTTTTATTTTTGTTGTTTTAGCAGTTTTAGTTGTAGTTTTTTCAGTATTTTTATTTTTTGTAATAATAGGAACATTAGCAACTAAAGCCACTTTTCTCGGATCATCTTCACAAGGTGAAATTTCTATATTTAATTTTGATTTATCAATTTCTACATATTTTGATAAAACTTTTAAGATATCATCTTTCATATTTTCCAAAACACCTGAAGGCAACATAGCCCTATCTTGAATTAAAACAAATTTTAATCTATTTTTCGCATCATCTTTTGATTTCTCTTTTTTAAAAAAACTAAAAATTCCCATTTTATCACCTTTTGAAAACATATTTTATTTTGTCTAATAAGCCCATTTTTACATTTAAATCTAAAAATGGAACTTCTTCACCCTTTATTCTGTTAGCTATATTTCTATAAGCTTTGGCTGCTAAGCTATCTCCTTTATAAACTAAAGGTTCTCCTTTATTTGTTGAAATAACTATTGCTTCATCATCTGGAACTACTCCAATGAGTTTTATAGCCAATATATCAAGCATATCATCTACGCTTAACATATTTCCTTCTTTTACCATTTCCATTTTTATTCTGTTAACTATAAGTTTTGGTTCTTTTATTCCTGAGGCTTCCAAAAGTCCTATGATTCTATCTGCATCTCTTGTTGCAGAAATTTCAGGTGTTGTAACAACTATAGCTTCGTTTGCCGCAACAATTGCATTCCTAAATCCTTGTTCTATACCTGCTGGGCAATCAATCAGAAGAAAATCAAAATCTTCTTTTAAAGTATTTATCAAAGTTTTCATTTGTTCCGGTGAAACATCATTTTTATCCCTTATTTGTGCTGCCGGTAAAAGAGATAAGTTAGAACACCTCTTATCCCTTATAAGAGCTTGAGGTATTCTACATCTTCCTTCCATTACATCAACTAAATCATAAACTATTCTATTTTCCAATCCCATTACAACATCGAGATTTCTTAGCCCTATATCTGTATCTATAAGCAAAACTCTATTTCCTGCCTCAGCAAGAGCTGCTCCTATGTTAGCTGTGGTAGTAGTTTTCCCAACTCCACCTTTTCCAGAAGTAATAACTATAACTCTAGCACTCATTTTGATCACAACTCCTCAATTACTAATTCTTGATTTTTTATTTGAGCAACTTTAAATTTACTTGATTTTTTAACTCTATTCGAGTCTAAAATTTCTTTCTGTAAATCATTAACTGTTTTCATACCTATAGTTATCTGTATGGGATTAAATGAGGTTGCTCCAACAAAAGCATCTATATCTCCACCAAGACCTGCATAAACAGTTCCATTTAGATGACCTACTACAATTATATTTCCTTTAGCTTTTACTATTGCCCCCGGATTCACATCTCCCATTATTACTACATTACCATCATATTCCACCTTTGCACCAGATCTTAATGTCCCTCTATGAAAATAGGTCTTTCCTTCTTCAGTTAAAGCCTTAGGTATAATATATTTCATATCTTCTTTATTAAATTTTTCTGAAAATACATAGGCTATAGTAATATCACTATTTTCAGTAACCACTTTTATTAAAATATTCTCTTCTTCTGTACTCAAAGGTCTACCGGCAAACTCAATAGCAAGATTACTTTTTCCTATAAAGTTTCTTGCTTCACTAATTTTATTTGCTAGTTTTTCAGATAAAGTTAAGAAATCTATTTTAGGATCTAAATTAATTTCCAATCTATCCTTTTTTCCTTTGACAACTATATAATTATTCATATCTTTCACCCTAATAAAAATATGGTATACTCTTAAAGAGTATACCATATTAATCTGTCTTTTTCAAATATAATAAAATTATAAGTTCCAATTCTTAAGTTTTTTTCTTAAAACTTCTATTTCTACCTTTAGATCTGACATCAAATATTCTAATATTTCCTTAGTTGTTCTTTCCTCATTTACCATTGCAGCAACTTGCCCGGACATAATACTTCCATTTTCAGCATCTCCATCGACAGCTGCAAGCTTCAAACTTCCCTTTCCAAGCTCTTCTATTTCTTCTTTAGAAGCACCTTTTCTCTCTAAGTCTAGCATTTCTTTTGCCAACTTATTTTCTATAACTCTAACAGGATGTCCTGTAAAATTACCAGTTGTTACTGTTGATCTATCTCTTGCTTTAAGTATTGCATTCTTATAATTTTGGTGAATTAGACATTCTTTTGCAGTCAAGAAAATAGTTCCACATTGAACTGCTTCTGCTCCCATAGAAAGAGCTGCTAAAAATTGTTTTCCACTTGCTATTCCTCCTGCTGCAATAACCGGAATTTTTACAGCATTAACTATCTGAGGTAAAAGAGCCATAGTTGTTAAGCTTCCAATATGTCCTCCACTTTCTGTTCCCTCTACAATTACAGCATCTACACCTAATTTTTCCATTCTCTCTGCCAACTTTACAGTAGGAATAACAGGAATTATTTTTACTCCTGCACTTTTTAATTTTTCTACAAATGGACCGGGATTTCCTGCTCCAGTCGTAATTACTTTTACGCCTTCCTCTATACAAACATCTACCTGTTCTGCGACATCTGGACGAAGAAGCATAAGATTAACACCTATAGGATTATCTGTTATTTGCTTCGCCTTTTTTATATTTTCTCTCAAAAGGTTAGGTTCCATTCCTGCTCCAGCGATAATACCTAAACCTCCATCTTTAGAAACAGCTCCTGCAAGTTCTCCATTCGATATCCATGCCATAGCTCCTTGAAATATAGGATATTTTATCCCCAGTAATTCACATATTTTATTATTTTCCATTCTTTAATAACCCCCTGTAAAATATAGCTTATATTTCAATTTTTTTACTTATATAAATATACCCTGAGGGAAAATACGCATATATTGAATATCTTAGTGCTGCTTCCTTCCAGACCTGACACGGTTCAACACCAATATATCGTAAAACCCTAAGGGCTATTAATTATAGCATTTATAACTAATAATGTCAATTATAAAATACTCTTATCAATTTAAAAACTTATTTAAATATTCTTCTTTTATTTTTTCTCTCATTTTTACTTTTAATGATGAATTTTCATCATTTATTATTTTTTCAAAAGCGTCAGCAAAATCAGTTTTTATAATAAGTTTTCTACCTCTTGTGTCATAGCTGTAAGCTATTTCACCGCCTCTTAGTTCAGATAATATAGGTATAACAAGTTCTCTAATAAGAGCATCTCCTATTTTCATAGATTTAGCGAGTTCTTCACCATTTAATTCTAAATTTTTGAAATAAATTTTTCCTTCTGTGTGTAAGAAATCATTATCTGTATATACATATTGATTTGCTGTTGCCTCTCCACCTATAAATGTTTTATTGTCAAAATCAACTGAATTTAACTCAGGTACATTTAAAGACATTTCTGTCTTATATTTTTGAAAATTAATATATCCTCTTAATTCTCCTATAGTATTTCCCTTTTCACCAAAGAGTTTGAAATTTATATTGTCTTTATTTTCCGTAATTTTTGAAGAGAAATTTTTTATTTCTCCATTAAAATTTATGCCATACATACTGGATGTCAAGCTTATACTGTTAAAATATAGCTCCCAATCATCTTTATTTTCTTCTATATTTTCTAAAAATTTTCTCCTGTCTATCTCATTTACCAATTTTAAATATTTTAAATAAAATTCATATATTTTTTGTTCATAGACAGTATTTAAATAAAGATTTATATAGCTGTCTAAATCCTGTAATATAAATCTATTCTTATTTAGAAAATTTTTAACTATATCATTTAAAACTTCTTTAAACTGTTGATCTCTTTTAAGCTCATTAAATTGAAACTTAATTTTTTCTAAATCTAATTTTTTTACTACATCTTTTGACGATTTTCCTACAATAGATATTTCATTTAATATCTCTGAAATATTGTTCTTATCTATACTCTTTATCTTCTTTAAGCTATCCTTTATATTCTCTATCTCATTTTCAACAGATTCATCTTTTATTTCTTTACCTAAATTCATTAAACTGGAATACTTATCTCTTATAGCTTCATCTATTTTTACACTATCTATATCTATTTTTTCCAAATATAAATTTTTTAGCTCTGTTAAAACTTTATCTCTTTTAAAATTTTCTTCCGCCTCTGTTATTCTATCTGAAAAAATATCATTTTTATTTGAGATTTGACTACTATTTGTATCTAAATTTTGAAAAATTACTATATTATCTATCTCTGTATCATTAAATGTAACTTTTCTTTTTGTATAATCTACACTGTAATAACTTTTAAACTCATCTATTTTTATAAATTGATTATCTTTATTCAGTGCACTTGATATCTTAATATCCTTTATAACTATATAGTTATCTAATGGACTCAAATATACTCGTTCTATGTATACCGGAGCATTATTTATTTTACTAAGTCTTCTTTGTAAAAATTCTTTTATTATAAAATCTTTAGCTATAAAGATTCCAACTATAAGAATTAATACAATTAAAAATATTATCCCAATTATTTTTTTCGCTTTTGCCACCATAATTAACTCCTACACAAATTTTTTGATTAAAAGCTTAAACTTATCCTTTTTTGATAAGCCTTTTTCTTCATAAACTATAAACTTCCCAAATTTCCTTATAATTATAATATCCCCTATATTTATTTTGCAACTTTTTTCTCTCTCCAATATATAGTTGACCTGTACATTTCCTAAATCTATATAATTAACTGCTGATGTTCTTGAAAGATTTGAAAGTTCAGCTACTATTGAATCAAGCCTTAAAGAAGAAAGAGTTATATTTATATCCTTAAACTCAGTCTTAGGGACCTCACTTTCTTCTATCTCAATGACCTCAACTGGTGAATTATTTATTCTTAATAAATTTATTTTTAAAAAATCTAACATATTTTCTATTATTATACCATAACAAACATCATCTTTTACTAGTAAATCTCCCAATACGCCTCTTTTAATGCCAAGACTTAAAATAGTTCCCAAATAATGTTTATGTTCCAACAAATTAAATTTTGATTTTTTTATAATCTTAAAAAATCTAACAGGAAAATATATCAATTCTTCCGGAAAATCTTTGGGAGAAAGTGCTAAAATTTTTTTCTCACTTTCTTCATTCAATCCTTTAAAATAAAATTTAATATCTCTATGATATAAATTTTTTAATTGTGAAAGAGGATAGAAATCATTGGAATAAACAACACTATCATTCTTTATACATAAATCTATATAATTTTCTAATTTTTCCATTTTTATTTCCTTAATTGTCCAAATTTAACTTAACAATATACTATCATAAATTAATTTTTTTTAAAGCTTATTTTTTTATTTTATCCATTTAGACTCATTTGAACTCTATTTAATAAATTTCTAAAGTAACTTGAAAGATTATTTAAAGAAGTATATAATAATAAGATAAATTGCTATTTTTGTAAAAAATTTTAAAGTGAGGTATTAAAATATGGTTAAGAAAAAATATATCGCCCCCAATCTTATTACCGCAGGTAATATGTTTTTAGGCTATTTGAGTATAACTGAATCTATAAAAGGCAGATATGATATGGCAATTTGGTTTATCATTCTTGCTATGATTTGTGATGGTTTAGATGGAAAAACAGCTAGAAAATTGGATGCTTTCAGTGAATTTGGTAAGGAATTTGATTCTTTTTGTGATGCAATTTCATTTGGTTTAGCTCCTTCTATGTTGGTATATTCAATTTTAAGTTCTTCTGTTCCAACAGGAGTTTTTACTCTGCCTGTATCATTTATATATGCTCTTTGTGGTGTTATGCGTCTTGTTAAATTCAATATAATCAATGTCGCTTCAAGTGAAAAAGGTGACTTCAGCGGTATGCCCATACCTAATGCTGCTGCAATGGTAATTTCTTACTATATGATTTGTACCGCTATTCAGAAAAATTTCGATTTAAATCTATTTGATATTAATATATTTATAGGAATTACAGTTATATCTGCCACTTTGATGGTAAGTACTATTCCATTTAAAACTCCGGATAAGACTTTTTCCTTTGTTCCGAAAAAATTAGCTCCTATTTTAATAGTTGTAATAATAGCAACATTAAAATACAGCATCTTTATAGTATCATTTACTTATGTAATTTTAAATCTAATTTCTTATTTTAATAGTAGATTTTTTCCAGAAAGTTCTTCTGATAAACCTGAGGTTGAAGAATTTATTGAAGTTATTGAGGAGGACTAATTCTTATGTTTTCTCAAGACGATAAAATTAATATTTTAATCATAAGATTTAAAAGAATAGGTGATGCTATTTTAACATTACCAATTTGTAATTCTTTGAAACAAACTTTTCCCAATGCCAGTATTGACTATGTTTTATATGAGGAAATGGCTCACTTATTTTATGGTCATCCCTATATAGATAATGTTATTACCATTAAAGATGGTGAAAGAAAAAATATATTTAAATACATAAAAAAAGTCTACAAAGTAACTAGAAAAAAATATGACATTATTATAGATGTTATGTCCACTCCTAAAAGTGAGTTATTTTGTCTTTTTTCTTTAAAAAGTCCTTTGAGAATAGGAAGACATAAAGAATGGCGTGGATATACTTATACCCATAGAACAAAAGAGGGGGATTCCCTGAATAAAATTGATAAATTTCTAAAACAGCTGCTTCCACCTATATCGGAAGCCGGTTTTAATGTGAAGCAATGCTATGACTTTAAGTTTTCCTCTTCTGATATAGAGAAAGAAAAATATAGAAATTTACTTGAAAAAGCAGGTGTTGATTTTTTAAAGCCAGTGGTGGCTTTTTCAATTTATTCAAGAGTACAGCATAAGATATACCCTATTGAAAAAATGAAACAGGTAGTTAAATATTTGATTGATAAATATGATGCACAAATTATATTTTTCTTTTCACCTGATCAAAAAGAAGCTATTCAAAATATACATAGAGAAATGGGAGAGAATAAAAATATTTTTTCAAATATCGAAACTCCAACTATAAGAGATTTAGTTCCTTTTTTAGAGAATTGTGATTTCTATATTGGAAATGAAGGTGGGGCTAGACATTTAGCGCAAGGTGTAGGTTTACCTTCACTGGCTATATTCAGTCCAAGTTCCGAATTAAAAGAATGGTTACCTTTTCCAAGTGAATCAAATATGGGATTATCACCATACACTGTTTCACTTTCTCTTAATATGCCGAAAACAGAATTTGAAAGCTTGAATTTTGAAGAAAAATTTAACTTAATAACTGTAGAAATTATTTGCAATGAAATTGATAAATTATTTAAAAATAATAAAAGGAAGTAATTTATGAATAAGAAAATTATATACTACATTCTTTCTAACTTATTTAAAATTCTTATTTTTTTATTTCTTTTTCCTTTAGGCATAAGTTTTTACTATGGGGAAGGATTAAGACTTTATATTTCATTTATCGCTCCAATGCTTATTTTAGGTATTTTAACATATAAATTTTCCAGAGAAAATCCGGAAGACCATAGCTTTTTCTCTAAAGAAGGCTTGGTAATAGTTTCACTTTCTTGGCTACTTATCTCCTTTTTTGGAGCTATGCCTCTTTATTTAAGTGGGAATATAGATAGTTTTATCAGTGCATTTTTTGAAAGTGTCAGTGGATTTACAACAACCGGGGCTACAATTGTGTCTGATATTGAAGCTATGCATAAATCTATTATTTTTTGGAGGAGCTTCACTCACTTAGTTGGAGGAATGGGAGTTTTAGTTTTAGTTTTAGCAATATTACCAAAGGGAAATAATAAGGCTCTTTATATAATGAGAGCTGAAGTCCCAGGTCCAAGTGTTGGTAAACTTGTAGCAAAAATGAGCTATAATTCAAGAATTTTATATATTATTTATCTCACTATAACGGCTATTTTAATAATTCTTTTAATGTTAGGAGGAATGAGTTTTTTTGATTCTTGTATCCATGCTTTTGGAACTGCCGGAACAGGTGGATTCAGCTCTAAGAATTCCAGTATAGCTTTTTATAACAGTTCATATATCCACTATGTTTTAGGATTTGGAATGCTTGCCTTTGGGCTTAACTTTAACCTATTTTATTTACTTATACTGGGAAATATAAAACAAGTTTTAAAAAGTGAGGAAACTAAATATTATTTATTTTTTGTATTTTCTTCTGTAACTTTAATTTGTTTTAATATATATAAAACCTATGATTCTTTTTTAAAGATGGTAAGGGATGTATTTTTTACCGTTTCCTCAATTATGACTACTACCGGCTTTTCTACAGTTGATTTTGGACAATGGCCTCTTTTTTCTCAAATTATATTGCTGCTACTTATGTTCATAGGTGGCTGTGCTGGCTCTACTGCAGGTGGTTTTAAGGTTGCAAGAGTAGTTATTGTACTTAAAAAAATCGCTAAAGAATTTAAAAAAATTGGTCATCCCAATAAAATAATAAATTTAAAATT
The DNA window shown above is from Fusobacterium russii ATCC 25533 and carries:
- a CDS encoding TrkH family potassium uptake protein, with the translated sequence MNKKIIYYILSNLFKILIFLFLFPLGISFYYGEGLRLYISFIAPMLILGILTYKFSRENPEDHSFFSKEGLVIVSLSWLLISFFGAMPLYLSGNIDSFISAFFESVSGFTTTGATIVSDIEAMHKSIIFWRSFTHLVGGMGVLVLVLAILPKGNNKALYIMRAEVPGPSVGKLVAKMSYNSRILYIIYLTITAILIILLMLGGMSFFDSCIHAFGTAGTGGFSSKNSSIAFYNSSYIHYVLGFGMLAFGLNFNLFYLLILGNIKQVLKSEETKYYLFFVFSSVTLICFNIYKTYDSFLKMVRDVFFTVSSIMTTTGFSTVDFGQWPLFSQIILLLLMFIGGCAGSTAGGFKVARVVIVLKKIAKEFKKIGHPNKIINLKLDDKTVDKDMSEGVNTYFLLYVSVFLLLVLIVSLESNSFLTAFSAVAATFNNIGPGLDAVGPSYNFTNYSALMKLVLSMSMLLGRLEIIPMLILISPKIYKDID